In one window of Bacillota bacterium DNA:
- a CDS encoding penicillin-binding protein 1A, translating to MRAVVRVGVALFILVLALTLGVGVGFLAAGIYRVRPVLAAMEPDPALSSLIYDASGNLVTAIPGREKRIYVDLKDIPQHVQEAFLAAEDARFRYHAGVDFRAIARALWEDIASGRIAQGGSTITQQLARNAFLTQERTLSRKVQEAILAVMLEREYTKDQILEMYLNQIFLGHGVYGVQAAAQLYFGKDARDLTVAEGAMLAGITRAPSVYSPYVNFSLAKQMQSVVLDQMVKYGFLDRALADKAAAQPIKLVGLANAQAYPAPWFVDYVLEYLLARYPADLVFHGGLKVYTTLDTRIQKAAEQAVKLLDRPFPLKEDQPSVQAAVVVMDTETGYLRAIVGGRDHRKLRAFNRILAKRQPGSAFKPIIDYAAAFEAGWGTGMLVDDAPAAWPDPYSPDGFFRPNNYDSKFEGLMTVRRALEESRNVPAVKVLDAIGVRAGVEMAQRLGITTLVTSGKHNDMGLATALGGVTEGVRPLDMAVAFAAFANGGVRVQPLAVLKVVDRDGNVLEQSQPQRQVVISRETAYMMTDCLKGVMTKPWGTGRAAAIGRPAAGKTGTTSDWRDAWFVGYTPQLVTAVWMGYDEDKTMPPGTTGGGYPARIWKEVMTEATRNLPPLDWEKPAGLVSLPVCNKSGKLPSPLCPDDQVTQELFHRGTEPTGICDVHVLVTICPESGLLATPFCPNPQEKVMIRRPQVYPADPKGRVPLDAAEEAPREYCGVHASGGPVLPGSRPSVLPPPASPP from the coding sequence GTGCGTGCTGTGGTCAGGGTAGGCGTGGCCCTGTTTATCCTCGTCCTGGCCCTTACCCTGGGTGTGGGGGTCGGGTTCCTGGCCGCCGGCATCTACCGGGTTCGGCCCGTCCTGGCCGCCATGGAGCCGGATCCGGCCCTGTCCAGCCTGATTTATGACGCCAGCGGCAACCTGGTGACAGCCATACCGGGGCGGGAAAAGCGCATCTACGTGGACCTCAAGGATATCCCGCAACACGTGCAGGAGGCCTTCTTGGCCGCCGAGGATGCCCGCTTCCGCTACCATGCGGGAGTGGATTTCCGGGCCATCGCGCGCGCCCTCTGGGAGGACATCGCTTCCGGCCGCATTGCCCAGGGCGGCAGCACCATCACTCAGCAACTTGCCCGCAATGCCTTCCTGACCCAGGAACGTACGCTGAGCCGGAAAGTCCAGGAGGCCATCCTGGCCGTCATGCTGGAACGGGAGTACACCAAGGACCAGATCCTGGAGATGTATTTGAACCAGATATTCCTCGGCCACGGCGTCTACGGGGTGCAGGCAGCCGCTCAGCTCTACTTCGGGAAGGATGCCCGTGACCTCACGGTGGCAGAAGGAGCCATGCTGGCGGGCATCACGAGAGCTCCCAGTGTTTACTCTCCCTACGTGAACTTCTCCCTGGCCAAGCAGATGCAGTCGGTGGTACTGGACCAGATGGTCAAGTACGGGTTCCTCGACCGCGCCCTGGCAGACAAGGCGGCCGCCCAGCCCATCAAGCTGGTGGGTCTGGCTAACGCCCAGGCGTACCCGGCTCCCTGGTTCGTAGACTACGTGCTGGAATACCTGCTGGCCCGCTACCCGGCCGATCTGGTGTTCCACGGTGGCCTCAAAGTGTACACCACCCTGGACACCCGTATCCAGAAGGCAGCCGAGCAGGCCGTCAAGCTGCTGGACCGCCCCTTCCCTCTCAAGGAAGACCAGCCCTCGGTCCAAGCGGCCGTGGTGGTCATGGATACGGAAACGGGGTACTTGCGGGCCATCGTGGGCGGCCGCGACCATCGTAAGCTACGCGCATTTAACCGCATCCTGGCCAAGAGACAGCCCGGTTCGGCGTTCAAGCCCATCATCGATTATGCCGCCGCCTTCGAGGCCGGCTGGGGAACGGGGATGCTGGTGGACGATGCCCCCGCCGCCTGGCCGGACCCGTACTCTCCAGACGGCTTCTTTCGACCCAACAACTACGACTCCAAGTTTGAGGGGCTCATGACCGTGCGGCGGGCGCTGGAAGAGTCCCGCAACGTGCCCGCGGTGAAGGTACTCGACGCCATCGGTGTTAGGGCAGGAGTGGAGATGGCCCAGAGGCTGGGGATCACCACCCTGGTCACCTCCGGCAAACACAATGACATGGGCCTGGCCACGGCCCTGGGCGGGGTGACGGAAGGAGTGCGGCCGCTGGACATGGCCGTGGCATTCGCCGCCTTCGCCAACGGAGGGGTAAGGGTGCAGCCCCTGGCCGTGCTCAAGGTCGTGGACAGGGATGGCAACGTGCTCGAGCAGTCCCAGCCCCAGCGTCAGGTGGTGATCTCCCGGGAAACGGCGTACATGATGACCGACTGCCTGAAGGGGGTGATGACCAAACCGTGGGGAACGGGCCGGGCGGCGGCCATCGGACGGCCAGCCGCGGGCAAGACGGGAACGACCAGCGACTGGCGGGATGCCTGGTTCGTCGGGTACACGCCCCAACTCGTGACCGCGGTGTGGATGGGTTATGACGAGGACAAAACCATGCCTCCGGGCACCACCGGGGGCGGGTACCCCGCCCGCATCTGGAAGGAAGTCATGACCGAGGCCACCCGGAACCTGCCCCCCCTCGATTGGGAAAAGCCCGCAGGCCTGGTATCCCTTCCCGTATGCAACAAATCGGGCAAGCTGCCTTCGCCCCTTTGCCCCGACGACCAGGTGACCCAAGAGCTCTTCCACCGGGGTACAGAGCCCACGGGCATTTGTGATGTGCACGTACTGGTCACGATTTGCCCCGAAAGTGGCTTGCTGGCCACCCCGTTCTGCCCCAACCCGCAGGAGAAGGTGATGATCCGGCGCCCCCAGGTCTACCCCGCCGATCCCAAGGGAAGAGTGCCACTCGACGCCGCAGAAGAGGCGCCCCGGGAGTACTGCGGGGTTCATGCTTCCGGTGGACCAGTCCTTCCCGGAAGCCGTCCTTCCGTTCTTCCTCCTCCGGCTTCTCCTCCGTGA
- a CDS encoding glycosyltransferase, with product MKRQQYPGPLEVIVASALLPPDNPAPAAGYPAAAEPDASGGPPASATDKVRNLWTGVKRARHRILVFCDADVEVPSTLLRELVQALSQPEAGLSYALPCWTGARSGGPLLLQAWANAQVGAFLLPIARYARRRPVTGALVVIPRQVLEEIGGVAALAGYLADDARLGDLVQTAGYRAIPCGWVRVASGNRGWGEALSTFLRWLLTLRHHTPLAYTLSYLTHWVTAGLIWGLWMQARGANPLCAWVPLVAAAVARVWSASLPARYARAPDPWVAVLAPLADLVAAVLWPAPLLVRRVTWAGTTFRVLGGGRVLPVRAPGDTGTSHATKRNSPAGRQ from the coding sequence ATGAAGCGGCAGCAATACCCGGGGCCCCTGGAAGTGATCGTCGCCAGTGCCCTACTGCCGCCCGACAACCCCGCACCCGCGGCGGGCTATCCGGCCGCGGCCGAGCCCGATGCCAGCGGCGGGCCGCCCGCGAGCGCTACGGACAAGGTGCGCAACCTCTGGACCGGGGTCAAGCGGGCTCGTCACCGCATCCTCGTCTTCTGCGACGCCGACGTGGAAGTGCCATCCACCCTCCTGCGCGAACTCGTACAGGCCTTGTCCCAACCGGAGGCGGGACTCTCCTACGCGCTACCTTGCTGGACGGGGGCGCGATCGGGAGGTCCCCTCCTCCTTCAGGCCTGGGCAAACGCCCAGGTGGGTGCCTTCCTGCTCCCCATCGCCAGGTACGCCCGGCGACGACCGGTCACCGGAGCCCTGGTGGTCATCCCCCGGCAAGTGCTGGAGGAGATAGGCGGCGTGGCGGCCCTCGCTGGCTACCTGGCAGACGATGCCCGTCTGGGGGACCTGGTACAGACCGCGGGGTACCGGGCCATCCCTTGCGGTTGGGTCCGGGTGGCGAGCGGGAACCGGGGCTGGGGAGAGGCTCTGTCCACCTTCCTGCGCTGGCTCCTCACCCTGCGCCACCACACCCCTCTCGCTTACACCCTGTCGTATCTCACCCACTGGGTGACTGCCGGCCTCATCTGGGGCCTGTGGATGCAAGCCCGGGGAGCAAACCCCCTCTGCGCCTGGGTGCCCCTGGTGGCAGCGGCTGTGGCCCGCGTGTGGTCGGCGTCTCTTCCGGCCCGGTATGCACGTGCCCCCGATCCCTGGGTGGCCGTGCTGGCGCCCCTCGCGGATCTGGTGGCCGCGGTACTGTGGCCGGCTCCCCTCCTGGTGCGCCGGGTCACCTGGGCGGGAACCACCTTCCGCGTCCTCGGCGGGGGACGCGTCCTCCCCGTGCGCGCACCGGGTGATACAGGGACCTCGCACGCGACGAAACGAAACAGCCCCGCGGGACGTCAATAA
- the tyrS gene encoding tyrosine--tRNA ligase encodes MVQWREVGNGEWEGLSEIRAQMEMLLRGTVGVWSPEELEHKLQEARETGRPLRVKLGADPSAPDIHLGHAVVLRKLRQFQDMGHLVMFIIGDFTGRIGDPSGRSETRKPLTEEQVRANARTYEEQVYRILDRERTEILFNSHWLGKLNFYQVVELCSRYTVARMLERDEFAARFREGRPISVHEFLYPLAQAYDSIATRTDVELGGTDQTFNFLLTREVMREYGLGAQVVLTMPLLVGLDGVQKMSKSLGNYIGITEPPDQMYGKVMSVPDSLLPSYFELCTDVPMAEIRAMARDMEAGQLNPREAKMRLAREIVTIYHGTGAAEAAEERFVRVFSRREIPADVPEKTISLREAGVPEMPGSLPDAPVLVWLPRLLVLAGLASSHSEARRLIEQGGVRLNGLQVTDPQASLEAPDGSILQVGWRRFVRVRWTP; translated from the coding sequence GTGGTACAATGGCGCGAGGTAGGGAACGGGGAGTGGGAAGGTTTGAGCGAGATCCGTGCGCAAATGGAGATGCTGTTACGGGGTACGGTGGGGGTGTGGTCGCCCGAGGAACTGGAGCACAAGCTCCAGGAGGCCCGGGAAACCGGGCGTCCTCTGCGGGTCAAGCTGGGGGCCGACCCCAGCGCCCCCGACATCCACCTGGGGCACGCGGTGGTGCTGCGGAAGCTGCGCCAGTTCCAGGATATGGGACACCTGGTGATGTTTATCATCGGGGATTTCACCGGGCGCATCGGGGATCCCTCCGGGCGGTCGGAGACCCGCAAGCCCCTCACCGAGGAGCAGGTGCGCGCCAACGCTCGCACCTACGAGGAACAGGTTTACCGCATCCTGGACCGGGAGCGTACCGAGATCCTCTTCAACTCCCACTGGCTGGGAAAGCTCAACTTCTACCAGGTGGTGGAACTCTGCTCCCGCTACACGGTGGCCCGCATGCTGGAGCGGGACGAGTTTGCCGCTCGCTTCCGGGAAGGTCGGCCCATCAGCGTACACGAGTTCCTCTACCCCCTGGCGCAGGCCTACGATTCCATTGCCACCCGTACCGACGTGGAACTGGGGGGAACTGACCAGACCTTCAACTTCCTGCTTACCCGGGAGGTGATGCGGGAATACGGCCTGGGGGCCCAGGTGGTGCTCACCATGCCCCTCCTGGTCGGGCTGGACGGGGTCCAGAAAATGTCCAAGTCCCTGGGCAATTACATCGGCATCACCGAACCTCCCGACCAGATGTACGGCAAGGTGATGTCGGTTCCCGACAGCCTGCTCCCTTCTTACTTTGAACTTTGCACCGATGTTCCCATGGCCGAGATCAGGGCTATGGCCCGCGACATGGAGGCAGGTCAACTAAATCCCCGCGAGGCCAAGATGCGCCTGGCCCGCGAAATCGTCACCATCTACCACGGGACCGGGGCGGCGGAGGCAGCCGAGGAGCGCTTCGTGCGTGTGTTCTCCCGCCGGGAGATCCCCGCCGACGTCCCCGAGAAGACCATTTCCCTCCGGGAGGCCGGGGTGCCTGAGATGCCCGGGTCCCTCCCCGACGCCCCCGTGCTGGTGTGGCTGCCCCGATTGCTGGTGCTGGCGGGACTGGCCTCTTCGCACAGCGAGGCCCGGCGCCTGATCGAGCAAGGGGGGGTACGCCTCAACGGGCTACAGGTGACAGACCCGCAAGCCTCCCTCGAAGCCCCCGACGGTAGCATCCTCCAGGTGGGCTGGCGACGATTCGTGCGGGTGCGCTGGACTCCGTAA
- a CDS encoding ATP-binding protein yields the protein MSVSDPKISALATVGELAATLVHEIKGPLAVADGYIQLLHNQIHDVRCRDICQKVRSQLEHIDHLVQGLLFLARSQRPNWRLCRADEIVKNAISLIQATALARGVEIRVTGLARAPEICADAGQMTHVILNLVLNALEAMPSGGTVWVRLRCLPSSRGLVITVADNGPGIPHEIRSRLFQPFVTTKEGGTGLGLTICRNIVSQHGGNIRIRSGKRGTIVQVSLPPADTRLVAPERSAAPVASC from the coding sequence ATGAGTGTAAGCGATCCCAAGATCTCTGCTCTGGCTACCGTGGGGGAACTTGCTGCTACTCTGGTACATGAAATAAAGGGGCCCCTCGCCGTCGCGGACGGTTACATACAACTCCTGCACAACCAGATCCATGATGTAAGGTGCCGGGACATTTGCCAGAAGGTGAGGAGTCAACTGGAACACATTGACCACCTCGTCCAGGGACTTCTGTTCCTGGCCCGCTCCCAACGACCCAACTGGCGACTGTGCCGGGCCGACGAGATCGTCAAGAATGCCATCAGCCTGATCCAGGCCACGGCCCTTGCCCGCGGTGTGGAGATCCGCGTCACCGGGCTGGCCCGCGCCCCCGAGATCTGCGCCGACGCCGGTCAGATGACCCACGTCATCCTGAACCTCGTGCTCAACGCCCTGGAAGCTATGCCTTCCGGGGGCACCGTCTGGGTGCGCCTGCGTTGCCTGCCGTCGTCCCGCGGGCTCGTCATCACCGTCGCGGATAACGGGCCGGGGATCCCGCACGAGATCAGGAGCAGGCTGTTCCAACCCTTCGTGACCACCAAAGAAGGAGGGACCGGGCTGGGACTGACCATCTGCCGCAATATCGTCAGCCAGCACGGCGGCAACATCCGCATCCGCAGCGGCAAGAGGGGGACCATCGTACAGGTCAGCCTGCCCCCGGCAGATACCCGCCTGGTGGCCCCCGAGCGCTCGGCGGCGCCCGTCGCCAGTTGCTGA